GGCACAGGTGCAACGTGGACGAGTGGCTGGGGCGGGCGGTTCGCTGAGCAGGAGAGGGAAGGCCCAGACGATCACCCCGCCCTTCCCTTGGGCCACAGACAGGCGGGCCATGGTCCACTCTTATGCATACCTCATGGCCAATGGCATGAGGGAGATCACCGGGGAGGTGCAATGCAAGCGGTGCGACACGAAGTATGAGATGCAGTATGATCTCAAGGAGAAGTTCGCCGAGTTGTGGGAGTACATAGCCAATACCAGGTGCTTAATGCACGACAGGGCCCCCAATCGGTGGCTGAACCCCGCCCTTCCCGACTGCCGCCACTGTGAGCAGTCCAACTGTGTGAGGCTGGTCCCCACCAAGAAGAAGGAAATTAACTGGCTGTTTCTCCTCCTCGGGCAGCTCCTTGGCTGTTGCAAGCTCTCCGAACTCAAGTACTTCTGCAAGCACACCAGCAACCATCGCACTGGCGCCAAAGATCGGGTCCTCTACAGTACCTACATGGGACTGTGCATGCAGCTTGATTCCAAGGGGCCCTTCCACATGTAAACTGATCgatcacccaaaaaaaaaaaaaaaaaccaaaggTGATTTACTGACAAGTGCCTTAACTCTATCTCCGCCTGTGTCAATTTTCTCTCTAGGTCTTTGTATCTTGTTCTGGGGTTTTGATGATTTTCTAGGGCATCGGCTAGGGCATCATGTCTGGTTTTAGGGCAAGATTTTTGTAATGGTCCTCGATCAAGTGAATatcaactttctttttctttaaaaaaaaaaatgaagactCGATCTTCATAACTACTCAGGATTCAagaattttacaaaatttttcttattcataTATAGGGTTCAAGATTTGAGCTTACTGTTGTGCTAAAGTGGA
The sequence above is drawn from the Punica granatum isolate Tunisia-2019 chromosome 5, ASM765513v2, whole genome shotgun sequence genome and encodes:
- the LOC116207881 gene encoding uncharacterized protein LOC116207881, whose protein sequence is MDVNRNNISTSSARGFVDAPGDQEPDDLNLFLSLGSPQPRKQQPKPEQLPPNSPAIIFQPHQLLANHFVVPNASPSSWPLPINPHQQLLFQMPPPQHLPKPILPQPHKEDPQPSIGAVQSPRAQVQRGRVAGAGGSLSRRGKAQTITPPFPWATDRRAMVHSYAYLMANGMREITGEVQCKRCDTKYEMQYDLKEKFAELWEYIANTRCLMHDRAPNRWLNPALPDCRHCEQSNCVRLVPTKKKEINWLFLLLGQLLGCCKLSELKYFCKHTSNHRTGAKDRVLYSTYMGLCMQLDSKGPFHM